One window of Flavobacterium dauae genomic DNA carries:
- a CDS encoding SDR family oxidoreductase, with translation MLRNDLKGKVVLIAGGAKNLGGLLSRNFAAKGAKVAIHYNSDSTKGDAEKTLADITNAGGEAFLFQADLIDVKNITKFFDATIEKFGGIDIAINTVGKVLKKPFTDTSEEEYDSMSDINSKVAYFFIQEAGKKLNNNGKINTIVTSLLAAFTGYYSTYAGAKAPVEHFTRAASKEFGSRGISVTAVAPGPMDTPFFYGQESDDAVAYHKQASDLGGLTDIKDIAPLVEFLVTDGWWVTGQTIFANGGYTTR, from the coding sequence ATGTTAAGAAATGATTTAAAAGGAAAAGTGGTATTAATTGCAGGCGGAGCAAAAAATTTAGGAGGCTTGTTAAGTCGTAATTTTGCTGCTAAAGGGGCAAAAGTAGCTATTCATTATAATAGCGACAGTACAAAAGGTGATGCCGAAAAAACATTGGCAGATATTACTAATGCAGGCGGAGAAGCATTTTTGTTTCAGGCTGACCTAATAGATGTGAAAAACATTACTAAATTTTTTGATGCAACCATAGAAAAATTTGGTGGTATTGACATTGCTATTAATACTGTAGGAAAGGTGTTGAAAAAGCCTTTTACAGATACCTCAGAAGAAGAGTATGACAGTATGAGTGACATCAACTCAAAAGTAGCATACTTCTTTATTCAGGAAGCAGGTAAAAAACTGAATAATAATGGAAAAATAAATACTATTGTAACTTCTTTACTTGCAGCATTTACAGGATATTACTCAACTTATGCTGGGGCAAAAGCACCTGTAGAACATTTTACCAGAGCAGCATCAAAAGAATTTGGATCTCGTGGAATTTCTGTAACAGCAGTTGCTCCAGGACCAATGGATACACCTTTTTTCTATGGTCAGGAAAGTGATGATGCAGTAGCTTATCATAAACAAGCTTCAGATTTAGGTGGTTTAACAGATATTAAAGACATTGCGCCATTGGTAGAATTTTTAGTTACAGATGGTTGGTGGGTTACCGGGCAAACAATTTTTGCAAACGGTGGATATACTACGCGATAG
- a CDS encoding DoxX family protein encodes MIVKILNSILILFAVFMGVKHGWNMLTAKPEMLEMFGKWNFSKNAVVINGAVTLLASVLILFPKTFVWGNFLMATGILMIICLQLLNKDLKGVAIEIPFLLLNLVIIYLGHPLKK; translated from the coding sequence ATGATTGTAAAAATTTTAAATTCAATCTTAATCCTTTTTGCAGTGTTTATGGGAGTAAAACACGGATGGAATATGCTTACAGCAAAACCCGAAATGTTAGAAATGTTCGGAAAATGGAACTTTAGTAAAAATGCCGTTGTAATAAACGGAGCAGTAACATTATTAGCTTCTGTTTTAATCTTGTTTCCTAAAACTTTTGTGTGGGGAAATTTTTTAATGGCAACAGGGATACTAATGATTATATGTTTACAACTATTGAACAAAGATCTGAAAGGTGTAGCAATAGAAATTCCGTTTTTATTGCTTAATTTGGTGATTATCTATTTAGGGCATCCACTAAAAAAATAA
- a CDS encoding Na+/H+ antiporter: protein MHHTLLLILGLLFAVILLVLFAQRIKIAYPIFLIIAGLIISFIPGMPTLHLDPELIFLIFLPPLLYEAAWYTSWNDFWKWKRSIILMAFGLVFFTSLVVAYTSSAVIPNFTLALGFLLGGIVSPPDAVAAATVLKGMNVPKRLITILEGESLVNDASSLIVFKFALIAVLTGTFSMTEATGQFFIVAGMGIVVGLIGIHIMYVIHRFLPTTPAIDAALTVMTPYLLFLAAEQFHFSGVMAVVSGGLFMSYRSHEVFKTGSTRLNMLGVWTTMIFIMNALVFILIGLQLPEITDGLGNYSITEAIKYGLLVSIIVIALRFLWVYPVAHIPRWLSAKARKDPSPNWKGPLVISWAGMRGVVSLATALSIPLLMTNGTVFPKRNLIIFITFVVIFVTLVFQGLTLPFIIKIIKLKEIDDILPEDEQQAGIQLRLNSIALKLLNKKYATDTKENELVGFYKANLESETKNIEQQLESLECSETEHQEIERYHKVLLDIYAQQHTELFQLRKEKFFSDEEIRKAELQLDINQLRIEKE from the coding sequence ATGCATCATACTTTACTCTTAATTCTTGGTTTATTGTTTGCCGTAATATTATTGGTATTATTTGCACAGCGTATAAAAATTGCATATCCCATTTTTTTAATTATTGCAGGATTGATTATCAGTTTTATTCCTGGAATGCCAACGTTGCATCTTGATCCTGAATTGATATTCTTAATTTTCTTACCACCGCTTTTGTATGAAGCTGCCTGGTACACTTCGTGGAACGACTTTTGGAAATGGAAACGCTCTATTATCTTAATGGCATTTGGTTTAGTATTTTTTACCTCTTTGGTTGTGGCTTATACTTCTTCGGCTGTTATTCCAAATTTTACCTTGGCTTTAGGGTTTTTGTTAGGTGGAATTGTATCACCGCCCGATGCTGTTGCAGCGGCAACCGTGTTAAAAGGAATGAATGTTCCTAAAAGATTGATAACCATATTAGAAGGGGAAAGCTTGGTAAACGACGCTTCTTCTTTAATTGTTTTTAAATTTGCTTTAATTGCGGTTCTTACAGGAACCTTTTCAATGACAGAAGCCACAGGGCAATTCTTTATTGTAGCAGGAATGGGAATTGTTGTAGGACTTATCGGAATTCATATTATGTATGTTATTCATCGCTTTTTACCAACTACCCCCGCTATTGATGCTGCTTTAACCGTAATGACACCATATCTCTTGTTTTTAGCAGCAGAACAGTTTCATTTTTCGGGAGTAATGGCAGTGGTTAGCGGTGGCCTGTTTATGTCGTATCGTTCACATGAAGTATTTAAAACAGGAAGTACCCGCTTAAATATGTTAGGCGTTTGGACAACAATGATCTTTATAATGAACGCTTTAGTTTTTATTTTGATAGGTTTACAATTACCCGAAATTACTGATGGCTTAGGCAATTATTCCATTACAGAGGCTATTAAATATGGGTTGCTTGTAAGTATAATTGTTATTGCATTAAGGTTTCTTTGGGTATATCCTGTGGCACATATTCCCCGATGGTTAAGTGCAAAAGCACGAAAAGATCCTTCGCCCAACTGGAAAGGCCCTTTGGTTATTTCTTGGGCAGGAATGCGAGGTGTGGTATCATTAGCAACAGCCTTATCTATTCCTTTATTAATGACAAACGGAACGGTTTTCCCTAAACGAAACCTCATTATTTTCATCACATTTGTAGTAATTTTTGTTACACTTGTTTTTCAAGGACTAACTTTACCTTTTATAATTAAAATAATTAAGCTAAAAGAAATTGACGATATTCTTCCAGAAGATGAACAACAAGCAGGAATACAATTGCGGTTAAACAGCATAGCATTGAAACTATTGAACAAAAAATACGCAACCGATACTAAAGAAAATGAGTTGGTGGGGTTCTACAAAGCAAATCTTGAAAGCGAAACCAAAAACATAGAACAACAATTAGAATCATTAGAATGCAGTGAAACTGAACATCAAGAAATAGAACGTTATCACAAAGTATTGTTAGACATTTACGCACAGCAACACACAGAATTGTTTCAGCTTCGCAAAGAGAAATTTTTCAGCGATGAAGAAATACGAAAAGCAGAATTACAATTAGATATTAATCAATTGAGAATTGAAAAAGAATAA
- a CDS encoding IS256 family transposase, giving the protein MKKEALLSEDFLKQFKTGEELNSFLAQLQKRGLEAILNGELDAHLGYEKHEKALSSNARNGFSTKKVKTSYGESEVRVPRDREASFNPMVIPKRQSMVDGIENLIVSLYAKGMSVSDIEEQIKEVYNFDISTSTISRITESVTNDIVAWQNRPLEPVYLIVWMDGIVFKVRENSKVVNKTIYLAVGLNRDGKKEVLGMWLGKNESASFWLGVLTDLKARGVEDILITATDNLNGFTQTIKNVFPESQTQICVVHQIRNSARYVVWKDKKEFSKDMKQIYDAPTKQAAKAALDDFANKWNSKYPYAVKSWQENWDELTVFFEFPIEIRKIIYTTNLIENLNGKIRKYTKNKLSFPTDEAVLKSVYLALREATKKWSMPIQNWGIILNQFLTIFEKRVQL; this is encoded by the coding sequence ATGAAAAAAGAAGCGTTATTATCAGAAGATTTTTTGAAGCAATTCAAAACAGGCGAAGAGTTAAATTCGTTTTTGGCTCAATTACAAAAAAGAGGATTAGAAGCTATTCTCAATGGTGAATTAGATGCTCATTTAGGTTATGAAAAACACGAAAAGGCATTAAGTTCCAATGCCCGTAATGGTTTTTCAACCAAAAAAGTAAAAACTTCTTATGGAGAATCAGAAGTTCGTGTTCCCAGAGACAGAGAAGCTTCGTTCAACCCCATGGTTATCCCTAAACGACAAAGCATGGTTGACGGAATAGAAAACCTCATCGTTTCTTTATATGCTAAAGGTATGAGCGTTAGTGATATTGAAGAACAAATAAAAGAAGTTTATAATTTTGATATTTCTACTTCTACCATATCACGCATTACAGAATCGGTTACAAATGACATTGTTGCTTGGCAGAACCGTCCTTTAGAACCTGTATATCTAATTGTTTGGATGGATGGCATTGTGTTCAAAGTCCGGGAAAACTCAAAAGTAGTAAACAAAACCATTTATCTGGCAGTAGGCTTGAACAGAGACGGTAAAAAGGAAGTTTTAGGTATGTGGCTTGGTAAAAATGAAAGTGCCAGTTTTTGGTTAGGAGTTCTTACTGACCTTAAAGCCAGAGGTGTAGAAGATATACTTATTACAGCAACCGACAATCTTAATGGTTTTACACAAACCATTAAAAATGTATTCCCGGAATCACAAACTCAAATTTGCGTGGTTCATCAAATACGAAACTCAGCCCGTTATGTAGTATGGAAAGATAAAAAGGAATTTTCTAAAGATATGAAGCAGATATACGATGCTCCAACCAAACAAGCGGCTAAAGCAGCTTTAGACGATTTTGCCAATAAATGGAATAGTAAATATCCGTATGCCGTAAAATCCTGGCAAGAAAACTGGGACGAACTTACCGTTTTCTTTGAATTTCCCATCGAAATCAGAAAGATAATTTATACAACAAATTTAATCGAAAATCTCAATGGTAAAATCAGAAAATACACTAAAAATAAATTGTCGTTCCCAACAGACGAAGCTGTCTTAAAATCCGTATATTTGGCTTTGAGAGAAGCTACCAAAAAATGGTCGATGCCAATTCAAAATTGGGGAATCATTTTAAATCAGTTCTTAACTATTTTTGAAAAAAGGGTTCAACTATAA
- a CDS encoding REP-associated tyrosine transposase: MSTKYKATDSSSAYFITITTVGWVDIFTRINQKNVIIDALRYCQKHKGLEIYAYVLMHSHLHLLCKGVESLTLAEIMRDFKKYTSKKIIETIINEPESRREWMLKYFTEACVHLKRPQKYKVWQDGYHAELVYSNSFIKEKINYIHQNPVKEKVVVNAEDYYFSSARNYAGLDNDLDVEVVFMG; the protein is encoded by the coding sequence ATGTCAACAAAATACAAAGCAACCGATAGTAGCAGTGCCTATTTTATAACCATAACAACAGTAGGTTGGGTAGATATTTTTACACGGATAAATCAAAAAAATGTAATTATAGATGCATTAAGATATTGTCAAAAGCATAAAGGTTTAGAAATCTATGCTTATGTTTTAATGCACAGTCATTTGCATTTGCTTTGTAAAGGTGTAGAATCGTTAACATTAGCAGAAATAATGCGAGATTTTAAAAAGTACACAAGTAAAAAAATAATAGAAACCATAATAAATGAACCTGAAAGCAGACGAGAATGGATGTTAAAATATTTTACCGAAGCTTGTGTACACTTAAAACGACCACAAAAGTACAAGGTTTGGCAAGATGGTTACCATGCAGAGTTGGTTTATTCTAATTCATTTATAAAGGAAAAGATAAATTACATTCATCAAAATCCTGTAAAAGAAAAAGTGGTTGTAAATGCTGAAGATTATTATTTCAGTTCGGCACGTAATTATGCAGGTTTAGATAACGATTTGGATGTTGAGGTAGTGTTTATGGGATAG
- a CDS encoding transposase, with amino-acid sequence MSTKYKATDSSSAYFITITTVGWVDIFTRLNQKNVIIDALRYCQKHKGLEIYAYVLMHSHLHLLCKGVESLTLAEIMRDLKVHK; translated from the coding sequence ATGTCAACAAAATACAAAGCAACCGATAGTAGCAGTGCCTATTTTATAACCATAACAACAGTAGGTTGGGTAGATATTTTTACACGGCTAAATCAAAAAAATGTAATTATAGATGCATTAAGATATTGTCAAAAGCATAAAGGTTTAGAAATCTATGCTTATGTTTTAATGCACAGTCATTTGCATTTGCTTTGTAAAGGTGTAGAATCGTTAACATTAGCAGAAATAATGCGAGATTTAAAAGTACACAAGTAA
- the lpdA gene encoding dihydrolipoyl dehydrogenase, producing the protein MKYDIIILGSGPGGYVTAIRASQLGFKVAVVEKENLGGICLNWGCIPTKALLKSAQVFDYLKHAADYGLTINGEVDKDFDAVIARSRGVADGMSKGVQFLMKKNKIEVIDGFGKVKPGKKVDVTDKDGKVTEISADHIIIATGARSRELPNLPQDGKKVIGYRQAMTLPTQPKKMIVVGSGAIGVEFAHFYNSMGTDVTIVEFMPNIVPVEDEDVSKQFERSLKKAGINIMTNSSVEKVDTSGEGVKATVKTAKGEEILEADILLSAVGIKSNIENIGLEETGIATDRDKILVNDFYQTNIPGYYAIGDVVPGQALAHVASAEGILCVEKIAGLHVEPLDYGNIPGCTYATPEIASVGLTEKKAKEAGYEIKVGKFPFSASGKAKAAGTPDGFVKVIFDAKYGEWLGCHMIGAGVTDMIAEAVVARKLETTGHEILKAVHPHPTMSEAVMEAVAAAYDEVIHL; encoded by the coding sequence ATGAAATACGATATTATTATTTTAGGAAGTGGTCCGGGCGGATATGTAACTGCCATCAGAGCATCGCAATTAGGTTTTAAAGTTGCCGTTGTAGAGAAAGAAAATTTAGGCGGCATCTGCTTAAACTGGGGATGTATTCCTACAAAAGCGTTATTAAAATCGGCTCAGGTTTTTGATTATTTAAAACACGCTGCCGATTATGGTTTAACAATCAATGGTGAAGTTGATAAAGATTTTGATGCGGTTATTGCACGCTCACGCGGTGTTGCAGACGGAATGAGCAAAGGTGTTCAGTTCTTAATGAAGAAAAATAAAATCGAAGTGATCGATGGTTTTGGAAAAGTAAAACCAGGCAAAAAAGTTGATGTTACAGATAAAGACGGCAAAGTAACCGAAATTTCTGCAGATCACATTATTATTGCAACGGGTGCACGTTCTCGCGAATTGCCAAACTTACCGCAAGATGGTAAAAAAGTAATTGGTTACCGCCAGGCAATGACCTTGCCAACGCAACCTAAAAAAATGATCGTTGTTGGTTCGGGAGCAATTGGTGTTGAGTTCGCTCATTTCTATAATTCAATGGGAACTGATGTTACGATTGTGGAATTTATGCCGAATATTGTTCCGGTTGAAGACGAAGATGTATCAAAACAATTTGAACGTTCTTTGAAAAAAGCAGGAATCAATATTATGACCAATTCATCTGTTGAAAAAGTGGATACATCGGGCGAAGGTGTTAAAGCGACTGTAAAAACAGCTAAAGGCGAAGAAATTTTAGAAGCTGATATTTTACTTTCTGCCGTTGGTATCAAATCAAACATAGAAAATATCGGCTTAGAAGAAACAGGAATTGCTACAGATCGCGATAAAATTTTGGTAAACGATTTCTATCAGACAAATATCCCTGGTTATTATGCCATTGGCGATGTAGTTCCGGGTCAGGCTTTGGCACACGTTGCTTCGGCTGAAGGAATTTTATGTGTGGAGAAAATCGCAGGTTTACATGTGGAACCATTAGATTATGGAAACATTCCGGGTTGTACGTATGCAACGCCAGAAATTGCATCGGTTGGTTTAACAGAGAAAAAAGCGAAAGAAGCAGGTTACGAAATTAAAGTGGGTAAATTCCCATTCTCTGCATCAGGAAAAGCAAAAGCTGCTGGTACCCCAGACGGTTTTGTAAAAGTAATTTTCGATGCAAAATACGGTGAATGGTTAGGTTGTCACATGATTGGTGCCGGCGTTACCGATATGATTGCAGAAGCAGTTGTTGCCCGTAAATTAGAAACTACAGGTCACGAAATTTTAAAAGCAGTGCACCCACACCCTACTATGAGTGAAGCAGTTATGGAAGCTGTTGCTGCTGCTTACGATGAAGTGATTCACTTGTAA
- a CDS encoding ABC transporter ATP-binding protein, protein MKQTKSSTLKKVMQFAKPYKSKMFWVVLTVITLSVFGALRPYMVKNVVDVYIETKDLNGLNIYVLLMALVLILEVSSQFFFTYIASWLGQNIIKDIRTNLFNKMLKFRLSYFDNEPVGKLITRNVSDIENIASIFSQGLFMIVGDVLKMLVVLGIMIWMNWKLTLIVLVAMPVLLYATRVFQKHMKVAFEEVRLQVANLNTFVQERLTGMKIVQLFNREHIEYENFKKINQKHNDAWQKNILYNSIFFPIADIVSSVTLGCVIIYGGFTIVQGDNLTTTGDLFGYTMMISMLFNPLRQIADKFNVMQMGIVAADRVFEILDRDDLIQNEGKLTAPDFKGDIQFKDVEFSYDNGKKIINKINLDIKPGQTVAFVGASGAGKTTIINLLSRFYDIQSGKILIDGMDINDFTLSSLRDQIAVVLQDVFLFSDSILNNIILDNRHITKEEVITAAKKIGINDFIEKLPGGYDYNVKERGVMLSSGQRQLIAFLRAYMNNPSILILDEATSSIDTYSEELLQNAVEILSKDRTSIIIAHRLATIVNADLIVVMDQGNIVETGTHAQLLTKENGYYKSLYESQYASASVN, encoded by the coding sequence ATGAAACAAACTAAATCTTCTACCTTAAAAAAAGTAATGCAATTTGCAAAACCCTATAAAAGCAAAATGTTTTGGGTAGTGCTTACGGTAATAACGCTTTCTGTTTTTGGAGCGTTACGCCCTTATATGGTTAAAAATGTGGTAGATGTTTATATTGAAACCAAAGATTTAAACGGTTTAAATATCTACGTTTTACTAATGGCACTGGTATTAATTTTAGAAGTTTCTTCGCAATTTTTCTTTACCTATATTGCAAGTTGGTTGGGACAAAATATTATTAAAGATATTAGAACCAACTTGTTTAACAAGATGTTAAAATTCCGTTTAAGTTATTTTGACAATGAACCGGTAGGAAAATTGATTACCCGAAACGTTTCTGACATAGAAAATATTGCAAGTATTTTTAGTCAGGGATTGTTTATGATTGTGGGCGATGTATTAAAAATGCTGGTTGTTTTGGGAATTATGATATGGATGAACTGGAAACTGACCCTTATAGTTTTGGTTGCAATGCCGGTGTTATTATATGCTACACGTGTTTTTCAAAAACACATGAAAGTTGCCTTTGAAGAAGTGCGTTTGCAGGTTGCTAATTTAAACACTTTTGTTCAGGAACGATTAACCGGAATGAAAATCGTACAGTTATTCAACAGAGAACATATTGAATACGAGAACTTTAAAAAAATAAATCAAAAACACAACGATGCCTGGCAAAAAAACATTTTGTACAACTCCATCTTCTTCCCTATTGCCGATATTGTTTCATCGGTTACTTTGGGTTGCGTAATTATTTACGGCGGATTTACAATTGTTCAGGGCGATAATTTAACCACAACCGGAGATTTATTTGGTTATACTATGATGATTTCAATGCTGTTTAACCCGTTGCGTCAAATTGCAGATAAATTCAATGTTATGCAAATGGGAATTGTGGCTGCCGACCGTGTTTTTGAAATTTTAGACCGCGATGATTTGATTCAAAACGAAGGTAAATTGACCGCTCCCGATTTTAAAGGCGATATACAGTTTAAAGATGTAGAGTTCAGTTACGACAACGGCAAAAAAATAATCAACAAAATTAATTTAGATATTAAACCCGGGCAAACTGTAGCGTTTGTTGGTGCATCGGGTGCAGGGAAAACAACCATTATTAATTTGTTAAGTCGTTTTTACGACATTCAATCCGGAAAAATTTTAATTGATGGTATGGATATTAACGATTTTACATTAAGCAGTCTGCGTGACCAAATTGCCGTTGTACTACAAGATGTTTTTTTGTTTTCTGACTCTATTTTAAATAACATTATTTTAGACAACCGGCACATTACCAAAGAAGAGGTAATTACAGCGGCAAAAAAAATAGGCATCAATGATTTCATTGAAAAACTTCCGGGCGGATATGATTACAATGTAAAAGAACGCGGTGTAATGCTTTCGTCAGGACAACGTCAGCTCATTGCTTTTTTACGTGCGTATATGAACAATCCAAGTATTTTGATTTTAGACGAAGCTACTTCGTCTATCGATACCTATTCAGAAGAATTATTGCAAAATGCCGTAGAAATCCTTTCAAAAGACCGAACATCAATCATTATTGCACACCGTTTGGCAACCATTGTAAATGCCGATTTAATTGTGGTTATGGATCAAGGAAACATTGTTGAAACCGGAACCCACGCACAATTGTTAACCAAAGAAAACGGATATTATAAAAGTTTGTACGAGTCGCAGTACGCAAGTGCTTCAGTGAATTAA
- the truA gene encoding tRNA pseudouridine(38-40) synthase TruA has protein sequence MRYFIQFSYNGTNYHGWQLQPNAISVQEILTKALKTLFRDDFEIVGAGRTDAGVHAKLMYAHFDTDVVFNKEKMIQKLNSFLPEDVTVFNFFEVDKDAHARFDAVSRSYEYHIHTFKNSFLKNLSYYQFKNLDIDKMNEAAKILLQYEDFECFSKTHTDVFTFNCTITTAYWEQKGSQLIFHISANRFLRNMVRAIVGTLINVGLGKIQVNDLHQIIKSKNRGKAGFSVPAHGLYLTKVMYPYINETN, from the coding sequence TTGAGATACTTTATTCAATTTTCTTACAACGGAACAAATTATCACGGTTGGCAATTGCAACCCAACGCCATTAGCGTACAAGAAATACTGACTAAAGCGTTAAAAACATTGTTTCGTGATGATTTTGAAATAGTTGGTGCCGGACGCACAGATGCCGGAGTTCATGCAAAATTAATGTATGCGCATTTTGATACCGATGTAGTTTTTAATAAAGAAAAAATGATTCAAAAATTGAATTCGTTTTTACCGGAAGATGTTACCGTTTTTAATTTTTTTGAAGTAGATAAAGATGCACATGCCCGTTTTGATGCGGTTTCAAGATCGTACGAATACCATATTCACACGTTTAAAAACAGCTTTTTAAAAAACTTAAGTTATTATCAGTTTAAAAATTTAGACATTGATAAAATGAACGAAGCTGCCAAAATTTTGTTGCAATACGAAGATTTTGAATGTTTCAGCAAAACACATACCGATGTTTTTACCTTTAACTGTACCATTACCACAGCTTATTGGGAGCAAAAAGGTTCACAATTGATTTTTCATATTTCGGCAAATCGTTTTTTAAGGAATATGGTTCGGGCAATTGTGGGAACGCTTATCAATGTTGGACTAGGTAAAATTCAGGTTAACGATCTGCATCAAATCATTAAAAGTAAAAACCGTGGCAAAGCAGGTTTTTCGGTTCCGGCACACGGATTGTATTTAACAAAAGTAATGTATCCATATATAAATGAAACAAACTAA
- a CDS encoding M64 family metallopeptidase — protein MKKLLSFIFILIGFVTNAQNFNDYFIDKTLRLDYIFAGNANQQNIYLSEMIQLSKWHGRVDNLSVTPIQGNGQIKVYSTANDKLIYVLPFGSLFQEWLTLDDAKKQSKSFENSFLIPFPKEPIRVDISFFTADREERILSQQFIDPKDILIRKSTDVQNSYEVVHHSKVKNPIKIALVAEGYAENELDLFMEYAHKTVENLFKHKVFKKYQDYFEIVAVKTVSKQSGISIPSKNIWLNTAVQSNFDTFYSNRYLTTLHTKLLHNQLENIPYQHIIILANTDFYGGGGILNSYSLTTTKNKEFAPVVVHEFGHSFAGLADEYFYEEDVFENKATLSIEPWEKNITSLVDFGSKWKNLLKAETPIPTGASMQKEIEIGAFEGLKGNGLYIPTLTCRMKINNTEDFCKVCSNAIEEMILFYTTKQKK, from the coding sequence ATGAAAAAACTTTTATCCTTTATTTTTATACTGATTGGCTTTGTTACAAACGCACAAAATTTCAATGATTATTTTATAGATAAAACGCTTCGGTTAGATTATATTTTTGCAGGAAATGCCAACCAGCAGAATATTTATTTAAGTGAAATGATTCAGTTAAGTAAATGGCACGGACGTGTTGATAATCTTTCGGTTACGCCCATTCAAGGTAACGGACAAATTAAGGTTTACAGCACTGCAAATGATAAGCTTATTTATGTTTTGCCTTTTGGCAGTTTGTTTCAGGAATGGTTAACTTTAGATGACGCAAAAAAGCAGTCGAAAAGTTTTGAAAATTCTTTTTTGATTCCTTTTCCAAAAGAACCAATCCGAGTTGATATCTCGTTTTTCACAGCTGATAGAGAAGAAAGAATACTATCACAACAATTTATCGATCCAAAAGATATTTTAATTCGAAAGTCAACCGATGTCCAAAATTCATATGAAGTTGTTCATCATTCAAAGGTAAAAAATCCAATAAAAATTGCCTTGGTTGCCGAAGGATATGCGGAAAACGAATTAGATCTTTTTATGGAATATGCACATAAAACCGTTGAAAATTTGTTTAAGCATAAAGTTTTTAAAAAATATCAGGATTATTTTGAAATCGTTGCAGTTAAAACGGTTTCAAAACAGTCGGGCATAAGTATTCCTTCAAAAAATATCTGGTTAAACACGGCAGTTCAATCAAATTTCGATACTTTTTATTCTAATCGATACTTAACAACATTGCATACCAAACTGCTTCATAATCAATTAGAAAACATTCCGTATCAGCACATTATTATTTTGGCGAATACCGATTTTTACGGCGGCGGCGGTATTTTAAATTCGTATAGTTTAACCACCACAAAAAACAAAGAATTTGCGCCGGTTGTGGTTCATGAATTCGGACATAGTTTTGCAGGTTTGGCAGATGAATATTTTTATGAAGAAGACGTTTTTGAAAATAAAGCAACGTTGAGTATTGAACCTTGGGAGAAAAATATTACTTCGCTGGTTGATTTTGGATCTAAATGGAAGAATTTGCTGAAAGCCGAAACTCCTATTCCAACAGGTGCATCTATGCAAAAAGAAATCGAAATCGGAGCTTTTGAAGGATTAAAAGGTAACGGATTGTACATTCCGACATTAACTTGTAGAATGAAAATCAACAATACCGAAGATTTTTGTAAGGTTTGTAGCAATGCCATCGAAGAAATGATTTTATTTTATACCACCAAGCAAAAAAAGTAA
- a CDS encoding metallophosphoesterase family protein, protein MKKILLLSDTHSYIDDRILHYAAQADEVWHAGDIGDLKVTDALKKIKPLKAVYGNIDDAEARKEFPLDAVFMCENKKVWITHIGGYPGKYPARIKEGFALHKPDVFICGHSHILKVQFDKQFNCLDLNPGAAGIYGFHQMRTMLRFEIDKDKIENLEVIELGKRG, encoded by the coding sequence ATGAAGAAAATTTTGTTATTGTCTGACACCCACAGCTATATTGACGACCGAATTTTGCATTATGCAGCACAGGCAGACGAAGTTTGGCATGCGGGCGATATTGGCGATTTAAAAGTAACCGATGCTCTTAAAAAAATAAAGCCTTTAAAAGCTGTTTACGGGAATATTGATGATGCCGAAGCACGAAAAGAATTTCCGTTAGATGCAGTTTTTATGTGCGAAAATAAAAAGGTTTGGATTACGCATATTGGTGGTTATCCCGGGAAATATCCTGCAAGAATTAAAGAAGGATTTGCGTTACATAAGCCTGATGTTTTCATTTGCGGACATTCGCATATATTAAAAGTTCAGTTCGATAAACAGTTTAATTGTTTAGATTTAAATCCTGGTGCAGCAGGTATTTACGGATTTCATCAGATGAGAACAATGCTTCGGTTTGAAATAGATAAAGATAAGATTGAAAATTTAGAAGTAATAGAATTAGGTAAAAGAGGTTAA